AGCAAATGCTGAAGTACAACACTAGTCGTTAGCCCCTTATATTATTGTCAGAAAATGAAGAATCGTACCTGTGAAGAACAAGCATGGTTGCGAGGCCATGGATTATAATTACATggagctcctcctctcccgttGCTATTCCTTCCCTGGGTCAATAGTCAAAACTAAAAAGCATCTGATGAAACTTGTTTGGTTCCCTGATTATGAGATCTCGTATGTTTCAAGAGTGTTTATAGAGTGTCAGGAGGATATGTTTCCTGTTGCCATCAGCTCATGACAAAGATTGCCATCTGCATCCTCAATTGGCATGTGACAGTTATTTCTGTACATCCTTTGCTAAATTTAACATGAATCCTAGTATCCTACACAAGTGTAATGGATATGATCCAAAGCAGTGGAGGGAGCTAAGAATATCAGCTGAAATTTCCAGCATTTTCTTCTCTATTACATGCATTATCCACCATTTCTGCTGCTTGTATTGATGTGACAGAACACATAGAGCTTCTTGGAGCAATAGTGCAAAGTCATTATTGTGGTGAAACCTTTCTTCGCTTGTTATattagcatttttttttgcaaaagaatTGTGTCCATGTAGTTTTTGTCATATTGAGGTTGTCAGGTCGATTCTGTGGAAATGAAGCTTGCTACACTCGAATACCTGAAACTGAAAACATTGAAGTAAACTAAGTTAACAAGTTTGATATTCAAATGAAAATGTATCTTCTCCATATGAATGCTCAAGAGTTACCTGAGGCAGGCATTGGGGGGATCAAGCTCCTAGGAGGCATTGGGGGTCTTATTCGAATTGGTTTACTTTCTtttgcctccaccaccaccacatcaGAAGTGAGAAAAGATTTCGCAACCACAGCAGCATGCTCAATGCAACATCTCACAACCTGGTGATATTTGGGAGTGTGAGAAGATATACTCCATCATACGTATAGTTCAAGGTGACATAGAGATGATTTAAGGTGTCTATGACTTTTTCTACCACCTTGGATGGGTCCAGTATTCCGGCAGCCATCAAGTCCTCATAGCGGTTCTTGGCAGCATTGTAACCATAATTTGTGTTATCATTCAATAACACCTTTTAACAGCAACAATCAAACACAAGTCAGATCCAGACAATGAGTTCAGAAAAACTTGTGTGCACAGTTATATGGTGCACTTGCATGGTGGTCTCTGCATGCTTTCGAATACAAAATTATGCGAAAGATGTACTAGAATTGATAGAGCTATAGGTGCAGCTAACAAACCTTTTCAATGACAAAATCACCATTCACCCCCGCATTGTTTGCTATTAGTGAGGTAGGGTAACTCAAGGCTTTCTTGAAGATGTCAGCACCAATCTAAACACGGAAAATACAAAATTAAAGTTCAAGACAGAATCGTTGCATTGGAACAAGCAATGGAACAATAGACCTTGAAAATGACTACTACAAAAGTAGATTTACACAAGTAGGTCAATGTACTGCTAATACCTCAAATTAACAAATATTTCATTAAATATCCTTTTACTCAAATACAGTTATAAAGTACCTTCTGCTCCATATTATCCAATGATGAATCCTTGATTGCGTCAATCTTCTTCGATAACCTTAATAGGCTACATCCACCACCAACTACAACACCCTCCTCAATAGCTGCCTaaattataaaaagaaaaaaagaagttcAAACTGAGGAACTTATGAACCACACATGATACGGACATAGATTTGATCAATCAAGGTACCCTGGTTGCATTAAGAGCATCTTCAATTCTCAACTTCTTATCTTTCATCTCAATGACTGTTTGAGCACCAACCTGCAATTAGCTTCGTGTCAAAATTTCAAATTCTGGCATTCTCATGGCAAAATTGATACCCTTGAAATGTTTTGCGTAGTGAACTAAACAAGCATGTGGTACCTGGATGATTGCAATTCCACCACATAACCTTGCTATCCTCTCACCCAATATCTTCTTGTTGTACCTTTCCTTTGAGTTCTGAGAGTTAACAATCAAAAGATATAATTTTATCCAAAGAAAAGTAAAGCATATAGAAGACAAAAGGTCACATGGCACTTTTGCATTTTATGATTGGAACAACTATACCTCAATTTGTCCTTTTATCAGAGCAACTCTTTTCTCAACTGCATGATGAGTGCTTCCATCAGTAACAATTAATGTTGAATCTTTCCTGATAACCACCTTAGCAGCAGAACCCAGAACCTCTTTTCCTGCCTTTTCCAGTGAATATCCCATGTCATCCCTCACTACTGTACCTGAAAACCAACAGGAATATGTTGATGACTGGAATTAAATTGGTTAGGTTGGTGATCGAGTTCCATATACCTCCTGTCATGACTGCAATATCATCCAAGCATTGTGTCTTTTGCTCCCCAAAAGAGAAGGCCTTGACTGCTGCAACCTTGATTGTCCCTTTCAGCTTGTTTTTTATCAAATCAGCCATTGCTGCTTCTTCCACATCCTCAGCAATTATTAACAAAGGATAATTTTCTTTTACAGCACTGTCCAGTATCCTTATAATTTCACTAGCATCAGTAATTTTCTTGTCAACCATTAGAAtctacaaaaaggaaaaaaatgtaaCTCTTCAGGTTATTCTGCAGAACAGTAGTGTATAACGGGGAACTTGCCCTTACCTTACAGTCTGTGAACTCAACCGTCATATTTGAACGATCAGTAACAAAGTAAGGTGAGAGGTAACCACGTTCAAATTGCATTCCTTCGACAACATCAAGACTGTTCTCAGTACCTCTTCCATTTTCAATTCTCACCATTCCTTTTCTACCTACTCTTTGAAAAGCATCAGAGATCATATTTCCAACAGCATAATCGTTTCCTGCACTAACTGCAGCCACATGTGCAAGTTCATGGTCTTCAATCTACATGAGAACATGTCACACAATGCTAAGATATCTTTACAAGGGAAATACAAAATCGTACTTAGATAAATTTAAAGGATATACCTCCCGTGACATTAATTTGAGTTCAGACACCAAAGCAGCAGCAGTCTTCTCAATGCCACGTGCAACCTGAACTGGGTTGATTCCAGCTGCAAGAACCTACTTTGTAAAACAATCATAAGAAGAAATGCAGGTTCAGGATTTAGAATTTTTGTGTCAACAAATTTGTTATAGCACCTAGAGTTTTTCCCTGTTTACCAGACTTCATTGTAGAAAACTAGAACAAGGAAAGAGATGGACATACCTTCATTCCTTCAGCAATCAGACCTCGAGCGAGGATTATGGAAGTGGTACAACCATCTCCTGCAATATCATTGGTCCTTGCACCAGCCTGTCTGACTAGCTTCACTCCAAGATTTTCTAATGGATCCTCCAATTCGATCTTCAACAACACAATTAGATTCATACATTCAACCACTGAAAGTAGTATGATATGATCAGGAAAGAACGATAAGCAAGCTCATGGCGCTTTTCCACTTATGTTACTATGGAACAGAGTAAAAACAGGGTCCAATACTGCAGTAAGATAAGATAACAAGATTGATCAAGAACTGAAGAGCGACCGCGGGAGTGATAAACACGTTTTATGGCTTTATGTGAGTGCACCCTtaatccaaaaaaaaatgtgagTGCACCCAATTCAGATTCAGTCTCCCTGAAACTGTCACTGAATTGCAGCATGCTTTGCAGGAAAAATTCATGTTGGGAAGCATGGCATTACCTCCTTAAGCACTGTTTCCCCATCATTGACAATCTTGGGAGGGCCATACTTGTTACCAAGCACCACGTTCCTCCCCTTGGGCCCCAGGGTGACCCCCACCAACCGCGCCACCAGGTCCACCCCGGCCTGGAGCTTCTTGGTAGCGGAGAGGTCACGGTTGAAGTGCAGGTCCTTGTAtatcggcatcggcggcggcttctTGGGAGGGGAGAAGGGCAGCGTCGGAGGCTTCATGGACATAGGAGGAGACGGAGGCGCCATTCTTGACATGTTTCTTCCACCCAGCTAGAAGGAGGCGGCGGACACTGGACAGAGTGAGGAGTGGATaggggtgctgctgctgggagCCAGGGAGGAGTCGAGAGCGGGGAGGAAGGCGAAAGggagagaaaaacaaaaaaaaggctcACCGGGGTTTGCCACCGCAAGCACCGCCGCCCAGTAAGAGCTCCGTCAGCCTGCCGCTCGTCCACTGCCCGCTATCGCGACGCCGCCCTACCTGGAGCTCGGCCACTCGCTGCCCTGCCTGGAGCTCGACCGCGCGCTGCCAGGAGGAGGCCGGAGCTCCGCGGCTGGTACTCCCTGCGCGGCGAGAAGGGCAAGGGCCACCCCAGGCGTGGTCGCCCGCCAGGAAGAGCCGCGTGCCGGGAGTCgaagagcgccgccgcctggccTTCGCGAGGGTGGAGTATTGGCGTGCGAGGCTGCGAGCGGTTCTGCGTGAATACTCCACCCTGGGTTATCCGATATTCCGATACGGCACACGCTCCTTTCCCTGGGTTATCCGATACGGCACAAGCCGGTATCGTGCGACTCCCTCTTCGGTGACTCCACTTCCATCGCGCGACTAGAAATTTTGACTTTGCCATTGCAAACACGTAATTTCACCCATATGACAACGTGAGGATGGGCTTCGCAAATTTAACTACATTGATTTACTTTACATTTTActttttaataattttatttccTATTTTCTAGTTCATGAAATGCCTAAATTAGTCTTTGCTGCTAAGCACATACGTAAGTGCGCTGCTGCTGCCCGGTCAGGACGCATCGCGGGGTTGTAGACTGTTCGCCGATCGTCGCTAGGGTGACACCCTCCACGATATTCAGGTCCACACGCCGCCTTCCCCATCTTAAGCAACTGGATAGGTACCCCACAGCACCCGCACCTACTTGATCCATCttcaggccatgtttagttgcccTGAATTTGGTgtccaaaattactgttgtaACACTGTAGTATACTGTAGTgttttatttgtatttgtgaattattatccaaatattgactaattaggctcaaaagattcgtctcgcaaagtacaactaaacagtgcaattaattttttatttcgtctacatttagtactccatgcatgtaccgcaagtttgatgtgacggggaatcttctttttgcatagtgtcaaaattgggagtttgtatggaactaaacaaggcctcagtCATCCTATCCCAGCTATTGGCACCATCTTCCATGAAGCCACGCAAGTCATCCTATCCCAGCTATTGGCACCATCTTCTATGAAGCCACGCACGCCATCTTCAGCCATTGAAGGCAGCAGCTGCCAACGGGGAAGCCGAGCATGCAAGACGGGCAAGTGGGGTTGGCTGTAACATCCCAGTCCCAAATATCGCTCAGTCATACTCGCACGCAGAGTAAAATACGCACTCGCATCAACCCCGTTTATGCTTTTGTCCTTGCTTCGCGTAAAAGGGTTAACTCGAGGGTTGGAATGTATTTGACACTTGAGTTTATATGTTAGTGAAACCCACCCTCAACTAGCATTGGGACTATTATCCACACACATGTTATGCCACTCACATAGGCCTTTAGTGGGCTCAATTCATCCTTAGTTGGCTCGGGATGTCACATACACCCCCTAAAGGGCCCGACATCCTCGTCGGCAACATACCCGCACACATTAGGGCAATTGACCAGGAACTTTCCTTCTTAGCATACGTCCATACGTCTAGTGCCGACACATATGTCATGCCATGTGACCACACAGAGCCCACACGCGCCATATTCATGCAGTGTAGCACGTCGCTGGACGGAAGGGAATGTCGAGCTAGTATCCATAAGAACACACGCACCTTTGCCGGAACTTTGACATGCCAGAGAGCTGTCCAGTCTCTCTCAACGGCCCTCGTGTCAGAAATTCCGGCTCTTCCTTCCAGCCAAGCTGTATTGCGTTCCGTTAACGAGCATCCGATACGCCGACCTTGCTGAGAAACATCCTTTCCTCTCGTAATGCCAGGCCCAGAAATCCGACTGCCTTCTTGTGCTTATCGGGATATTGCTGATAATCTCCCTGTCCATCGGAGCAAAGAACGCCTGGAGTTTTTGTCTATCCCAAGAAGCAGTCGTAGTATCGATGAGCTCACTCACCATATGGGGCGGGTTCGCCTGACCGCATGCCACAGGTCGGAGCAAACCATCTCTGGGCAGCCAATTCATTCTCCATATGTGAGTGTCCTCCCCTGTCCCAATGCGCCTGCTAAGGCCCTGTTCCAGCACCACCTTTCCTTCTATAATTGCACGCCAAATCTTTGACTCTGGGTCCTGCAATATCCGCCACGCTTGGCGGGCTAGCAAAGCAAGGTTGAAAAGTTCAATGTCTCGGAAGCCCATGGACTGTATGGCCTGTTCAGTAGAACCAATCCCAGGCCAGGCCCATTGGCATGCACATGTTATTGGGCCAGGCCATCTGAGGCATAACTGGACTGCCATCATTCCAAGTCTGCTAACTcgtaatttttttaataacatTCTGCATTTGACAATCATGTTTCGTAATAATATTCGTCAGATTTTTATTAAAATCTGACGAGGCTAATCTGCTGCATTAATACTATAATACTATGTGTTTTCCACTAAACTCAGTTCTGGCCCACTCAGGCACCTTCTAGACCCTTACCGTTCTCCTTCGGAAGCTGGAAGCCGAGAGCACAACCTTCTAGGCCTTGCTGAGTTGCTGCTCTCTCCCCCCGTATCTCTCTAGCCCCTTCCATGCATCATCACACGTTGATAGGGGTCAGGGGAAAAAGTCACTAAACCCTTCACGAGCCCCCCAAAGGGGATGAGCTCAAGCTGCTCGACTCAAATTAACACCGATCCCACCCACACCATCACATCACACCAACTCCAACCGGCCGCTCCAACTCCAAACTCCAAAAGCGCACCAAAACCTCTCCAAGAACGCCAACGAACAGCCCCATAAATCACAGCCACGTGACACCACACAAGCTCACGCCGAAACGCGAGAGCGCGACCATGTCATCGTTGCCGGAGGACGTCGacgcgggcagcggcggcggcccgcccGCAGCGTGGTGGAGCGCGGCCTCTCCGGTGGGCGGCGACGTCGTGCTCTCCGGCGCCGTCCTCCTCTTCGTCGCCCTCGCCTTCGCGTTCGTCGTGTACCACTACTTCACCATcaaccgccgcggcggcgtcgccgggatcgaggtgccgtcgtcgtcgagcgcCCAGCAGCGGCGCAGCACGTTGGGAGGAGGCGACGCCGCtggaggccggggcggcgtcgaCGCGGCGGTGCTCCGGGCGCTGCCGGTGATGGTGTACAGGGCGAAGGACCGTCCACCCGGCGAGGCGCTGGAGTGCGCCGTGTGCCtcgccgagctcgccgacggcgaggcggccaGGTTCCTGCCCAGGTGCGGGCACGGCTTCCACGCCGAGTGCGTCG
This portion of the Setaria viridis chromosome 7, Setaria_viridis_v4.0, whole genome shotgun sequence genome encodes:
- the LOC117864412 gene encoding ruBisCO large subunit-binding protein subunit beta, chloroplastic — encoded protein: MSRMAPPSPPMSMKPPTLPFSPPKKPPPMPIYKDLHFNRDLSATKKLQAGVDLVARLVGVTLGPKGRNVVLGNKYGPPKIVNDGETVLKEIELEDPLENLGVKLVRQAGARTNDIAGDGCTTSIILARGLIAEGMKVLAAGINPVQVARGIEKTAAALVSELKLMSREIEDHELAHVAAVSAGNDYAVGNMISDAFQRVGRKGMVRIENGRGTENSLDVVEGMQFERGYLSPYFVTDRSNMTVEFTDCKILMVDKKITDASEIIRILDSAVKENYPLLIIAEDVEEAAMADLIKNKLKGTIKVAAVKAFSFGEQKTQCLDDIAVMTGGTVVRDDMGYSLEKAGKEVLGSAAKVVIRKDSTLIVTDGSTHHAVEKRVALIKGQIENSKERYNKKILGERIARLCGGIAIIQVGAQTVIEMKDKKLRIEDALNATRAAIEEGVVVGGGCSLLRLSKKIDAIKDSSLDNMEQKIGADIFKKALSYPTSLIANNAGVNGDFVIEKVLLNDNTNYGYNAAKNRYEDLMAAGILDPSKVVRCCIEHAAVVAKSFLTSDVVVVEAKESKPIRIRPPMPPRSLIPPMPASVSGIRV